GGCTTCCCTGACCACTATCTCAAGCCTCGGCGTTTCGATGGCGAAGCCAATCGTTCCATAAAGCCTTCCCATGTCACCGCTCAAGTCCGGGTTTCCGGTGTGGAGGTGGGCAGGGGCACTTATCCTTATCACCTCGACCACCACCGGAAATTTTGGATACTTATTTAAGGGAACGCGAGAATTCAAAAACATGACGTTCGAGGAGTACTACTCGGCATTCAAGGCATACAGCGACATATACTCCGACGAATACAAAAGGAGAATTGAAAGCCTGGAGCCACTCCTTGTAAAGTTTATGAAAGAAAAGGGCAAAGTTCTCGACCTCGGCTGTGGTGCAGGAGGATTTTCCTTCCTCCTCGAGGACCTTGGGTTCGAAGTTATTGGAGTTGACAACAGCGATTACATGCTGTCCCTTGCACAAAGCTTCGCGAAGGAGAAGGGCTCAAGGGTCGAGTTCGTTAAAGGCGATGCCAGGAATTTGCCCTTCGAGAACAGCTCCTTCGACTACGTCCTCTTCATTGACAACCTCGTGCACTTTGAGCCTTTGGAACTCGGGAAGGCCTTTCGAGAAATTGCCAGAGTTCTGAAACCCAGAGGAAAGCTACTCCTACAGTTCACGGACCTTAGGGAGCTCCTCCCGGTTCTAATGAATGGACAGGTTGTCGGTGCCGAGTACTGGATTAGCAAGGTTCTACCAGACAAAGACGAGAAAACCGTTCTCATAGAGTTTCAGAGCGAGGAAAAATCCTTCCGCGTCAGGTTCAACGTCTGGGGAAAGACAGCCGTTGAACTTCTGGCAAAGCTCTACTTCAAAAAGATTGCCGAGGAAAAAATAAACGAGCACAGCTACTTTCAAGTTTACATCCCGAAAAAATAGCTCAGGCCTCGAGGCGGAGGCGCTTGATAACGAATTCCCTATCGAGGGAAGCCAAGAAAGGAGCGAGCCTCGGTCCGCGGTCCTTGCCGATGAAGATGTTGTAGAGTGCCTTGAACCACTTCCTACTTGGAATCCCACGCTTTTTAGCAGCATCAAAGAGAACGTTGTTCAGCTTGTCAACCGTGAATTCCTTGTTCCTTTCAAGCCATTCTGACACTTCAAGCATTGCCTCCCTGATTTCCGGCTCGAGCTCAACCTCTGGGAGTTTTTCGAGCAGGGTGAACTTAACGTCATCGGGCGCGTACTTCTCAACCCAGTTTTTGGCAAGTCTTATGCGGAGCCTTATCCTCTCGAGGTCTTCTTCGCTCAGCTCTTTTGGAACGTGCCCCTGCTCTTGGAGGATTTTGATTATGCCTTCCTCGTCAAGGTGTGGCATCTGGACGAGAGTTACGAGGAAGCGGAACGGGGCTTGAGCGACCAGTTTTTCGGGAACCTTCGGCATCGAGAGCTCATAGGTTCTCTTCAGTTCCTCCTCTTCCTCAGGGTTTTTGGCCTTTTCAAGGCCGAAGTATATCCTTTCAACCTTGTCAAACTCGTCGTAGAGGTTGAGAAGGCCCAAACCAAGGTCAATCTTAAGCTCTTTATTTGGCCTCGTCTTCGCGTAGATAAACCGGATTATGCCTGGCTCGAGAACCTCGTAGAGGTCGGAAAGCAGTATCACGTTACCCCTACTCCCTGACATCTTGCCCTTCTGACCTTTTATTCCAACGAACTCGTACATCAGTGTCATGGGGGCCTTCCAGCCAAAGACCTTCTCGGATATCTCCTTTCCAGTGTCGTAGGAGCTTCCAGCAGCTAAGTGGTCCTTTCCGGCCGGTTCAAAGTCAACCTTGAAGTGTGCCCAGCGCATCGGCCAGTCAACGCGCCATCTAAGTTTCACGTTGCCCTCCCTTATGTCGGTCTCGCCTTCCTCTCCGCAGTGCTCACAGCGATATTTGACCTTCCACTCGCCGTCCCAAGAAATGAACTCCGCTTCCTTCCTGCACTTCGGACAGTAGACCATCACCGGTTGCCAGCTCTCCTCGAGCGGTGGCTGTTTGGCCCTCTCGCGGTACTTGTCGAGGACTGCCTTAATCTCATCCCTCTTTTCGAGGGCGAGCCTTATCTCGTCGGCATACTCCCCAGATTTGTACAGTTCGCTCGCGTAGAGGAAGTCCACCTCGATGCCAAGCTTTCTCACTTCTTCCTCGAACTTTTCCATGAAGTGCTCCGCATAACTATCATGACAGCCCCACGGGTCTGGAACCTCACGAACAGGCTTTGTTAAATGCTCCCTCCACTCGGCCG
The window above is part of the Thermococcus sp. genome. Proteins encoded here:
- a CDS encoding class I SAM-dependent methyltransferase; amino-acid sequence: MTFEEYYSAFKAYSDIYSDEYKRRIESLEPLLVKFMKEKGKVLDLGCGAGGFSFLLEDLGFEVIGVDNSDYMLSLAQSFAKEKGSRVEFVKGDARNLPFENSSFDYVLFIDNLVHFEPLELGKAFREIARVLKPRGKLLLQFTDLRELLPVLMNGQVVGAEYWISKVLPDKDEKTVLIEFQSEEKSFRVRFNVWGKTAVELLAKLYFKKIAEEKINEHSYFQVYIPKK
- the lysS gene encoding lysine--tRNA ligase, with amino-acid sequence MVHWADYMAEKIIKERGDKEKYVVESGITPSGYVHIGNFREFFTAYIVGHALRDRGKKVRHIHMWDDYDRFRKVPKDIPAEWREHLTKPVREVPDPWGCHDSYAEHFMEKFEEEVRKLGIEVDFLYASELYKSGEYADEIRLALEKRDEIKAVLDKYRERAKQPPLEESWQPVMVYCPKCRKEAEFISWDGEWKVKYRCEHCGEEGETDIREGNVKLRWRVDWPMRWAHFKVDFEPAGKDHLAAGSSYDTGKEISEKVFGWKAPMTLMYEFVGIKGQKGKMSGSRGNVILLSDLYEVLEPGIIRFIYAKTRPNKELKIDLGLGLLNLYDEFDKVERIYFGLEKAKNPEEEEELKRTYELSMPKVPEKLVAQAPFRFLVTLVQMPHLDEEGIIKILQEQGHVPKELSEEDLERIRLRIRLAKNWVEKYAPDDVKFTLLEKLPEVELEPEIREAMLEVSEWLERNKEFTVDKLNNVLFDAAKKRGIPSRKWFKALYNIFIGKDRGPRLAPFLASLDREFVIKRLRLEA